The DNA region CTGCCGGACGGCGACGGCTACGTGTGGGCAGCGGGCGAAGCGGCAACGATGCGCGCCGTGCGCGCGCTGCTGGTCAACGAACGTGGCATCGACAAGTCGCGCATCCGCGCGTCGGCGTACTGGAAACAGGGCGAGCAGGCCGTCCACGAGAATCTCGACGACTGACGCCTCAACCAAACGGAGCCATGCATTGCTCTCATTGAACGAATCACACGAGCGGCGCCTGCTGTGGCTGCTCGCGCTCACGCAGTTCACCATCATCATGGATTTCATGGTGATGATGCCGCTCGGCCCGCAGATCATGCACGCGTTCGAAATCTCGCCTGCGCGTTTCGCGACGGCCGTGTCGGCGTATTCGTGGTGCTCGGGGCTATCGGGCCTGCTGGCCGCCACGTATATCGACCGTTTCGACCGGCGGCGTCTGTTGCTCGCCATCTACGCGCTGTTCGCACTGTCGAACCTCGGCTGCGCGCTCGCGCCGAACTTTCCGCTGCTGCTCGTGGCGCGCGCTTTCGCGGGCATTACGGGGGGCGTGCTTGCTTCCGTGGTGATGGCGATCGTCGGCGACGTGATTCCTGTTGCGCGGCGTGGCGCGGCGACGGGCACGATCATGACGGCCTTCTCGCTGGCGGCGATTGCAGGCGTGCCGGCGGGCGTGATGCTGGGCGCGCACTTCGGCTGGGCATCGCCGTTTGTGCTGCTCGTCGTGCTGTCCTGCGTGATCTGGATGGGCGGTTTGCGCATGGTGCCGTCGCTGACCGAGCATCTGCAGAGACAGCGCGTGCCGCTCGCGCAGGTGTTGCCTGATTTGTGGCGGCTGTTCGCGAATCCGCGGCATCTGAATGCGTTTGCGCTGACGTTTGTGGTGATGGTCGGGCACATGCTGGTGATTCCGTTCATCGCGCCGACGCTCGTGGCGAATCACGGTGTCGCGCCTGCGAATCTGTCGTGGCTCTATATGGCGGGCGGCGCCGCTACCTTCTTCACGTCGCGCCGGGTTGGCGCACTCTCGGATCGCTTTGGCAAGAAGCGCGTGTTCCGGATCGCTGCGTTGCTGTCGGTGTTGCCTGTGCTGTTCGTCACGCATCTGCCCGATCTGCCGTTTTACGCGATGGTGCTGTTCTTTCCGGTGTTCATGGTCGCGTTGTCGTCGCGGATGGTGCCGATGCAGGCGTTGCTCACGACGGTGCCGGAGCCGCAGACGCGCGGTGCGTTTCTCAGCGCGAACAGCGCGGTGCAGGCGATGGGCACGGGTTGTGGTGCGTGGTTCGGCGGCTTGTTGCTGACGACCACTGCGCAGGGGCAGATCGCGGGTTTTGGCACGGTTGGATGGTTGGCGGCGGCTGCCGCAGTGCTGGCGTGTGGGTGGATCGGGCGTGTGAGGAGCGCTAGTGACGCCGCTGCGGGCGGGGCGGTGAAGTCTGCGGCGGGGGGTGAAGTGGTTGGGGAGGTGTGATGCTTTTCTTTCGTGGTTTTTTTCTTGCCTGGGTGTCTGGGGTCTGTTTGCTAGTGCGATAGCGGTGCCCGTTTTTTTTGCCCCTGTGCGGGGCGGCGGTTTTGGTTTTTTTGTGCTGGTGTTCGTGGTTTGACTCGTGCACCTTGCGCTTTGCGCTTTGCGCTGGCATCCGCGTTACGTTAGCTCACTTCAGGCGTCGCCCCTGTGCGGGGCGGCACCTACTTTTCTTTGCCGCCGCAAAGAAAAGTAGGCAAAAGAAAGCGGCTCACACCGCCAGCGCTTGACCTTTGTCCACGGGCCCCCAACGTCCCCACACTTCGCACGGCAATCACGTGACCCACGTTCGTTGCTAACGCGCTGAATGAGCGCCTCACCCACTTCACGCACCCGCGTTTCAGCATGCCTCACCAGCCAGTCCACCGCCGCCCAGGTGGCAAACTGTGTGTCGGCCGTAGCGCCTCACACGTCTCACTCCGGACTGATAGCGCATGCGTCCCACCCCGTAAGAGCGCTAAGCCGTACGACGCGACAACCTACACACAGTTTGCCACCTGGGCGGCACATACCATTCGCTGCCGCTGGCCCGGGTACGGGTAATTGAAGCGGGTGAGGCGTTTGTTCGAAGCGTTGGCAACGGGCACCAACCAAGGCGCTGGTGTGTGAACGATGGGGACGTTGGGGGCCCGTGGGTAAACGTCAAGAATTGGCGGTGTGAGCCGCTTTCTTTTGCCTACTTTTCTTTGCGGCGGCAAAGAAAAGTAGGTGCCGCCCCGCACAGGGGCGACGCCTGAAGCACGCTAACGTAACGCGGATGCCAGCGCAAAGCAAAAGCAAATAGGGATCCCAGCGAAAAGCACAAAACACCGACCAACAACAAACACAAGCCCCCCAACCATGAACGCCCAGCAAAACCCAAACCCATCGCACATCAAAAACCGATCGTGTGCGGTTTGCACACCCTGGACTAGTGCGTTATGGTGAACCCTCAC from Paraburkholderia caribensis includes:
- a CDS encoding MFS transporter; protein product: MLSLNESHERRLLWLLALTQFTIIMDFMVMMPLGPQIMHAFEISPARFATAVSAYSWCSGLSGLLAATYIDRFDRRRLLLAIYALFALSNLGCALAPNFPLLLVARAFAGITGGVLASVVMAIVGDVIPVARRGAATGTIMTAFSLAAIAGVPAGVMLGAHFGWASPFVLLVVLSCVIWMGGLRMVPSLTEHLQRQRVPLAQVLPDLWRLFANPRHLNAFALTFVVMVGHMLVIPFIAPTLVANHGVAPANLSWLYMAGGAATFFTSRRVGALSDRFGKKRVFRIAALLSVLPVLFVTHLPDLPFYAMVLFFPVFMVALSSRMVPMQALLTTVPEPQTRGAFLSANSAVQAMGTGCGAWFGGLLLTTTAQGQIAGFGTVGWLAAAAAVLACGWIGRVRSASDAAAGGAVKSAAGGEVVGEV